aaaaagtGCGTTCAAAATAGGGGAAGAAAAGGGTCTTTTCAAGCCCTGCATTCTGAAGTATCTCCAGGTTATTAGTTGGCTTGCAAGTCATGGGGAAATGGGAGCCACAATTGCCTACAGAATATCCAGCATAATCAAACGCTCCGTCAAGGCTGAGTGAATGTACTGCGTTTTACAAAAGACATGACACCTAaaaaacataaaaccaaaaaCAAGAAGCAGCATCTAGTTAAAAATCATAGGATTGTGAAATGTGAACCGGAGTTTTACAAAATGTCAAAATCTACGCTCAAACTGACAAAGGCGAAACGCTATCCACTCCATCCTACTGCCTGAACAAGGCAATCAGTTTAAAATTACAAAACTACCCCAGGCGAGAAACAGTGTAAAGTCTCAATGTGTGGTCCTAGGCAAAAATACGTGCCTTACCATTTTCAAATTTCTGCAATACAGCATGGTGGTTAAGAGTATGGGCCTTGATGGCCCACTGCTTGACTTTACAGCTCCCCCATTTGACAGCTGTGCGCCTTCAGCGAACAAAACTGTTCTATGCCTCGGTTTCCCCGCGCGTAAAACCTCTACCTGCACGTGAGAACGCAGAAGCATCCAACAACTATTGTCATAATCATGCCTCAAGGCAGCGGCATACCCATGAGGCTTACGAACCTCTTTCCACTTAGGCCTGCCTAAGTGGAAACTTCCCGGAAACACGCCTAGTGTCCAACTATGAATTAATCACTTTCACACACATCAGGTCTTCAGGTCCACGGCATATCAGTACTTTTCAGGTCCCCCAAATCCTGAAAAGTAGGTCACCTCTTGCTTACAGATGTATTAACAGCATGGGAAATATTACGTGGCTTGTTCaagaccagaaagaaaaaaaaaggaggggatggGGGGTAAGAACAAGAACGTGAACTCAGCTTAGACGGACCACACCTGACCAGAGAGCCTCGAAAGACGTGCTCGGCGTGGTCGGGTTTCTCCCTCACGCCTCAGGCCAAAATGGAGTCTCAGCATCCGCAACCCCTTCCCTCCCGTCTCCTACCAGGTTCTTCTCCCACTGACCCAGGTAAATCACGAGAGGAATAAAACCCCAGCGGATGGCAAATTGTCCTCCCTTGAAAAGCTGCTGCAGCCTCTGCTTGGCCTCTTTGCTCAACTTCACCATTGCGACAGGGCTGGCGACAACCGTGAGACAACAGGAGCAAACGCGTCAGGAATCGGAACGAAAGGAGACGCGCATGCGCCACACCGGCCTTTACGGCAGGAGTCGTGAGCGTCGCCAAACGAAGGTCGCAATTCACCGTCCTTAACCTGCCTCGCCCCTCCGCGGCCCCGCCTGTGGAAAGCGCATGCGTTGTTGATTCTTTTCGTTAGGAGGTTCAAGTTCCTTTTGCACTATTTAGGAATTGTCAGGTTTCTTTGATTGCTGGATGCCTGGGGCAATGCTCAGGGGATTCCTTCAGCCCGGAACGCCCTTTCCCTTCCTACAGCCTCACCCACTTTTCAAAGTTTATCTCAAAGTGTTTTTTATCTA
This is a stretch of genomic DNA from Dama dama isolate Ldn47 chromosome 18, ASM3311817v1, whole genome shotgun sequence. It encodes these proteins:
- the TOMM7 gene encoding mitochondrial import receptor subunit TOM7 homolog, with protein sequence MVKLSKEAKQRLQQLFKGGQFAIRWGFIPLVIYLGFKRGADPGMPEPTVLSLLWG